One window of the Labilibaculum sp. genome contains the following:
- the glyA gene encoding serine hydroxymethyltransferase, whose product MERDIQIFDLIDQEYLRQKNGIELIASENFVSQQVMDAMGSCLTNKYAEGYPGKRYYGGCQIVDQTEQLAIDRACELFGAEYANVQPHSGAQANAAVFYACLQPGDTFLGLDLSHGGHLSHGSPVNLSGTLYNPIAYHVKEETGTVDYDELEQLALEHKPKMIVAGASAYSRDWDFPRLREIADKVGCLLMADIAHPAGLIAKGLLSNPIPYCHIVTTTTHKTLRGPRGGLILMGKDFENPWGQTTPKGEVKMMSQVLNFAVFPGQQGGPLEHVIAAKAVAFGEALTDSYKEYAIQMQKNAKVMAAEFMKLGYKVISGGTDNHSMLVDLRSKFPEISGKKVENVLVQADITINKNMVPFDTRSPFATSGLRVGTPAITTRGLKEEHMPIIVQMIDEVISNIESEEVIASVRERVNEMMCERPMFAW is encoded by the coding sequence ATGGAAAGAGATATTCAAATTTTCGACCTAATTGATCAGGAATACCTACGTCAAAAGAATGGTATTGAATTAATTGCTTCTGAGAACTTCGTGAGTCAGCAAGTAATGGACGCAATGGGCTCATGCCTGACAAATAAATATGCTGAAGGATATCCGGGAAAGAGATATTATGGTGGTTGTCAGATCGTGGATCAAACTGAACAATTGGCTATTGACAGAGCATGTGAATTATTCGGAGCAGAATATGCTAACGTACAGCCACACTCCGGTGCACAGGCAAATGCTGCTGTATTTTATGCTTGTTTGCAGCCAGGGGACACATTTTTAGGATTGGATTTATCACATGGCGGTCATTTATCACACGGATCACCGGTAAACCTTTCTGGTACTTTGTACAATCCTATTGCATATCATGTAAAAGAAGAAACCGGAACAGTTGATTACGATGAATTAGAGCAGTTGGCTTTGGAACATAAACCAAAAATGATTGTTGCCGGAGCATCTGCTTATTCCCGCGATTGGGATTTTCCTCGTTTACGCGAAATTGCGGATAAAGTAGGATGTTTGCTTATGGCGGATATCGCTCATCCTGCAGGATTAATTGCAAAAGGATTACTAAGTAATCCAATTCCTTACTGTCATATTGTGACTACAACAACTCATAAAACTCTTCGTGGACCACGTGGAGGATTGATTTTAATGGGAAAAGATTTTGAAAATCCTTGGGGACAAACAACTCCAAAAGGGGAAGTGAAAATGATGTCTCAGGTATTAAATTTTGCTGTATTTCCAGGACAACAAGGAGGACCTCTTGAGCATGTTATAGCTGCAAAAGCAGTTGCTTTTGGAGAGGCCTTAACTGATTCATATAAGGAGTATGCGATTCAAATGCAGAAAAATGCAAAAGTAATGGCCGCTGAATTTATGAAGTTAGGATACAAAGTCATTTCTGGTGGAACAGATAATCACTCCATGTTGGTTGATCTTCGTTCAAAATTTCCTGAAATTTCTGGTAAGAAAGTGGAAAATGTATTGGTTCAGGCTGATATTACCATCAATAAAAATATGGTTCCATTTGATACCCGTTCCCCATTTGCAACATCTGGTTTGCGTGTTGGAACTCCAGCAATTACAACTCGTGGTTTAAAGGAGGAGCATATGCCAATAATCGTTCAAATGATTGATGAGGTAATTAGCAATATCGAAAGCGAAGAGGTTATCGCTTCTGTTCGTGAGCGCGTAAATGAGATGATGTGTGAGCGACCAATGTTTGCTTGGTAG